Genomic DNA from Manihot esculenta cultivar AM560-2 chromosome 15, M.esculenta_v8, whole genome shotgun sequence:
GGAAAAATAGATATTTTGTCCTTTGCCACTCGACGCTAGAGGGTTTTGACCATATTTTACAAAATAGATTTTTGGTATTTCTTAAAGTCGTTTTGTAATTATCTCTCAATATCTTAGAAATGCAACTTTAcaattatatgataaaaaaaattatacatgaGGTATATACGTATTATTTCATAAAGGTATAATCAATTTAagaagaataaattaaaataaaataataaaaattatttttatatcgtTGACGTCGAAGAAGAATCCATGGATTACGaacaaagaaaacaaaaaccaCTGTGGATATTAAGACCACCCTCAGATCATCACAAATTCTGTCTTTTAACGTacaaaaaatattaagtttGTCAATATTTGacaattaagttattttttcttttcaaaaattattttttataatttaaaatttttattaaaacctatatataaatttattgatatattttattttttcacaaacaagtggagttttaaaataattattatccatattaataatatattaattaataatatatagtgatttaaaataaatttaaaattattactatttgaaaatattataattttttattaaattttaaaattaatatttttattaaataaatttatcatagttattttaattgttcatattttaactataaaatttattaaatataattaactttcaattttaaaatgaaatctctttttatttttattaaaaaaatattaatattttaataaaattattatatattttattattattgatggagtataattaaagtttttgtttgtattcatataataattttgagGATAGAGATATCACGTGGACTATCTCAGTATCGTTTCAGTAAATAATTGGTGGAGGCGTAAGGGACTTGCATGCATGAATTCTTATACTTAATTAAGCCTGCATATTTGTTTTGGAAAGATGATTTTgaccttttatttttatataattatatagaaaaatatttattttggcTACACAGAATCTTATGTAACAAGtaacatattattaaaatcaaatcaattgcATTAATTTATTCGTAAAATCCCACACCTTAACATAAAACAAAAAACCAgctaaaaaatacataaaattacaaaaaaaaaaaaaaaaaaaaacttgtcaCATTCTTTCTTATCATTCCCTTTATTGTTCATACTTGCATATAAAATCTTCAATCCAAGCTGAAAATACCCACCTCGAAAATCACTTATTTGGCGTCTTAATGAATGCCAAATGTGTAGAATTATCAACTTTTGTTAAGGTTTTGAGATCGTAGGCAATCCAGCATTTAGATGATTGTGTGTGGTAAAAATAAGCCAAGCACTTGCAATCCTTGCTGCATTTGCTGCTACAAGCATTCTGCTTCATCGGTCCATCTCCATTTGTGTACTTGGAATTGAAATGATCAACCCCTTCTAGTTTATAGTAGTAAAAATCTTTCACTCCACATGAAGACAGCTTTGGTGCCTGACAATTCTTGCTCCAGCCCAGCAAGCCTTTTGGTGATGGACAAGCAATACACTGATCATCTTGGCATAGCCCAAAGTTACCACACTTTTCTGGTAATTGGCATTGTGTTTCCCAAGAGTCTTTGGAAAACAAAGTATAGGTCACTTGCCATGCACTCCAATCTGCATTATCTTCGTAAGTGTGTATTCTAAGGTTTCCATCTATTTCCAACCGAAGATAAGACAATGTAGTGTTGTATTTAGGCCTTCTAAGAGTGAGAGTTCCACCGGAAGAGGACGTAGGACCCTGGTATTCTAAAGATAAACCTGAGATAAATGTTACATGATTCAAAGGGCCCTCCAATACACTTAAAAGTTCAGAAAATGAGAAGTAAAGCAAAGATTTTGGGGAATTTGGAGATTTGTAGTACATGGCTAAGGTCTTGTCCTCCATGACCAAACTATAAGCACCATTGGCGTTCTGTTTTTCAGAAGCACGACTCACAAGCTTGTTTGCAGCCCCTAGCTTTAGAGATTGACCCACTAAAAGGGTATCAGTTGGGTGATCAAAACTCTGCCATATAAACCGACCCTTAGAGTCATGAAGAACCATGTTACCATTTGAGAGTAACTTGAACCCAACAACGCCTTTATTGGCAGTGTTGGTTTGCCAAGCAATCCGGCCATCAGCATCGGCCAAAACAAGGTTTCCATCAGTTCCAAATGTGAGGGTGGCATTTTCACCAACTGGGTTGCCACGGTTGGCTTCCCAAACCCAACGCATAAGTGACTCAGACCTCACTGTACCCATGCGCAGAGCAAGAGTATATGCATTAGGAGTGGTGTTATAAAAGCAAAGTTGAAAGGGCTGGGCAAAGGGGTCTAAGACTCGGTAATTGGCACCATACTCCACAATATAATCCCCAAATTCACCTTCATTGACATACTTGAAGGTTGCAGAAGGAGGAACAGAGGCTTGAGCGATGGCGAAGGATAAGCAAAGTGAGAGCAATAGTTGGTGAAGAGAAAACATTTTGGTTTGCTTGCTAGTTTTTGGGTTTGGTTGGTATATAAAATCAAGGTAGAGATGTACTCTTTTATAGGAGAAATGGAGGAGGAGGTTTTAGCCGGTCAAATTGAATTGCAAGTTGAACGTGGTGggcttcatttaatttttttaaaatgcctTTCTGTTTATGTTGATTttgtttatattaattttatatgatcTTATCTCTAAGCTttaataaagttataaaataatattatatcttCAGGTTAA
This window encodes:
- the LOC110601225 gene encoding epidermis-specific secreted glycoprotein EP1 yields the protein MFSLHQLLLSLCLSFAIAQASVPPSATFKYVNEGEFGDYIVEYGANYRVLDPFAQPFQLCFYNTTPNAYTLALRMGTVRSESLMRWVWEANRGNPVGENATLTFGTDGNLVLADADGRIAWQTNTANKGVVGFKLLSNGNMVLHDSKGRFIWQSFDHPTDTLLVGQSLKLGAANKLVSRASEKQNANGAYSLVMEDKTLAMYYKSPNSPKSLLYFSFSELLSVLEGPLNHVTFISGLSLEYQGPTSSSGGTLTLRRPKYNTTLSYLRLEIDGNLRIHTYEDNADWSAWQVTYTLFSKDSWETQCQLPEKCGNFGLCQDDQCIACPSPKGLLGWSKNCQAPKLSSCGVKDFYYYKLEGVDHFNSKYTNGDGPMKQNACSSKCSKDCKCLAYFYHTQSSKCWIAYDLKTLTKVDNSTHLAFIKTPNK